From Candidatus Syntrophoarchaeum caldarius, the proteins below share one genomic window:
- a CDS encoding large helicase: protein MMKNGNVFQLLDERIRELLDKNGIKEPSPPQIEAIPAILSGNDILLIAPTGTGKTEAAVLPIFHKILNKRVRKGISAVYVTPLRALNRDMLKRLFEWGNELGISVEVRHGDTPQSQRRRQALHPPDFIITTPETLQLLLVGGRMRQHLKDLSWLVVDEVHELADSKRGLQLAITLERLREVSGDFQRIGLSATIGNPEDVAKFLGGSEGAPRIIDVSFAKSLSVEVCAPVINEEDIEISKLLSIETATASHIRMIRDLISSHRSTLIFVNTRQSAEALSYRLRLITDPDSIGVHHGSLSKEMRIEIENRFKEGKIRGLICTSSMELGIDVGSVDLVIQYMSPREVTRLIQRVGRSGHRMDRVSKGIIIAEDPDEIIESWVIAGMAKKGLAEVKRIREGALDVVANQICGMLLEYDRMDADGLYSIIKRAYPFRRFTKEACEKIIADLKDHRLIWVDDEGISRRGRGRSYYYENLSMIPDENRYEVYDIVSRRRIGMLDEAFVINFARVGAVFVTRGEMWRIITIEERKLNVEPVRDPEGELPSWVGEEIPVPFEVAEQVGKMRRIIADMIEEGLSDSEIYKEALKVCDTDINTVCRVTELLRKQIDQGFIVPDDKTILIEIEKDSVVINVALGHRANDTLGRVITSYIAAKFGSSIPLEIDPYRIKFRTPAPISRSYMLELISSIKPEYVEPILKMTLKNTILLRWKMVNVAKKFGAIGKDADYSKIPVNRLYDLFHNTPIEKEAIQAIFHENLDIEQCMEFLKRINDGKIRIEFTNTLSPVGLSGYGGRKDLLTSKRVDRSILIALKERIMNDHVILFCTTCKKWRLKQKVRDVKEPIECLVCGSRMIAALKPWEDEEIELLKKGSGEKARIKRVYRNANLVLSHGLKAVIALASRGVGPEIASRIISKLRDDEMDFYRDIMDAERKYAATRGFWRE, encoded by the coding sequence GTGATGAAGAATGGTAATGTATTCCAACTCCTCGACGAGCGAATCAGAGAGTTACTTGATAAAAACGGAATAAAAGAACCGAGTCCGCCACAGATTGAGGCGATACCAGCAATTCTCTCGGGAAACGATATTCTCCTGATCGCACCCACCGGAACCGGCAAGACCGAAGCCGCGGTGCTCCCGATCTTTCATAAGATCCTGAATAAAAGAGTGAGGAAGGGCATATCTGCTGTTTATGTGACACCACTCAGGGCCTTGAACCGTGATATGCTGAAAAGACTCTTTGAGTGGGGCAATGAGCTTGGGATCAGCGTCGAGGTTCGACATGGCGATACACCACAGTCCCAGCGGAGAAGACAGGCTTTACACCCTCCAGATTTTATCATAACAACACCAGAGACACTCCAGCTTCTTTTAGTTGGTGGACGGATGCGACAGCACCTCAAAGATCTTTCATGGCTTGTTGTTGACGAGGTACATGAGCTTGCAGACTCAAAACGTGGGTTGCAACTTGCAATAACGCTTGAGAGGCTGAGAGAGGTTTCAGGGGACTTTCAGAGGATCGGTTTATCCGCCACAATTGGAAACCCTGAGGATGTTGCAAAGTTTCTTGGGGGATCTGAGGGTGCACCCAGGATCATCGATGTTTCCTTTGCAAAATCGTTATCGGTTGAGGTATGCGCCCCCGTGATCAATGAGGAGGATATCGAGATCTCAAAGCTTCTTTCGATAGAAACAGCGACTGCATCGCATATCAGGATGATCAGGGACCTTATATCTTCTCACAGATCAACACTCATTTTTGTAAACACCCGTCAGTCCGCAGAAGCACTTTCATACAGACTTCGACTCATCACAGATCCCGACTCAATCGGTGTGCACCATGGTTCACTCTCAAAGGAGATGCGCATTGAGATCGAAAACAGGTTCAAGGAGGGAAAAATTCGAGGACTCATCTGTACATCTTCGATGGAACTCGGGATCGACGTTGGGTCAGTGGATCTTGTAATTCAGTACATGTCCCCAAGGGAGGTTACAAGGCTTATCCAGCGGGTTGGAAGGTCGGGTCACAGGATGGATCGGGTATCAAAAGGTATCATCATCGCAGAAGATCCTGATGAGATAATCGAGTCATGGGTGATCGCAGGGATGGCGAAGAAGGGTCTGGCAGAGGTGAAGAGGATCAGAGAAGGAGCACTTGACGTTGTTGCAAACCAGATCTGTGGTATGCTTCTTGAGTACGACAGGATGGATGCGGATGGTCTCTATTCGATAATAAAGCGAGCGTACCCGTTCAGAAGGTTCACAAAGGAGGCATGTGAGAAGATCATCGCAGATCTAAAAGATCACAGGCTGATCTGGGTTGATGACGAAGGTATCTCGCGCCGTGGAAGGGGCAGGAGTTACTACTACGAGAACCTCTCGATGATCCCTGATGAGAACCGCTACGAGGTCTATGATATTGTGAGTCGCAGGCGGATCGGAATGCTCGATGAGGCGTTTGTAATCAATTTTGCTAGGGTTGGTGCGGTATTTGTGACTCGTGGGGAGATGTGGCGGATAATAACGATCGAGGAGCGAAAGCTCAATGTTGAGCCAGTCAGAGATCCAGAAGGTGAACTTCCAAGCTGGGTTGGTGAGGAGATACCTGTGCCATTCGAGGTTGCCGAGCAGGTCGGAAAAATGCGAAGGATTATCGCTGATATGATAGAAGAAGGTCTATCTGATTCTGAAATTTATAAAGAAGCTCTTAAAGTGTGCGATACAGATATAAATACGGTATGCAGGGTTACAGAGCTTTTAAGAAAGCAGATCGATCAGGGTTTCATCGTTCCAGATGATAAAACGATCCTGATCGAGATTGAGAAGGATTCGGTTGTGATAAACGTTGCTCTTGGTCACAGGGCAAACGATACGCTTGGAAGAGTTATAACCTCCTATATTGCAGCGAAGTTTGGATCAAGCATCCCGCTTGAGATCGATCCATACAGGATCAAGTTCAGAACACCCGCACCAATCTCAAGAAGCTACATGCTGGAGCTCATATCATCGATAAAGCCTGAATATGTTGAGCCGATCTTGAAGATGACACTCAAGAATACGATCCTCCTTCGATGGAAGATGGTAAATGTTGCAAAGAAGTTTGGAGCGATAGGAAAGGATGCAGACTACAGTAAGATACCTGTAAATCGCCTCTATGATCTATTCCACAACACGCCAATCGAGAAAGAGGCTATACAGGCTATATTTCATGAGAACCTTGATATCGAACAGTGTATGGAATTCCTGAAACGTATCAATGATGGAAAGATCAGGATTGAGTTTACTAACACCTTAAGCCCGGTGGGTTTGAGTGGATATGGCGGTAGGAAGGATCTTCTGACATCGAAGAGGGTTGATCGTTCAATCCTAATCGCACTGAAAGAGCGGATCATGAACGACCATGTGATACTTTTTTGCACCACCTGTAAGAAATGGAGGCTTAAACAGAAGGTCAGAGATGTGAAAGAGCCGATCGAGTGCCTGGTCTGTGGCTCAAGGATGATTGCAGCCCTAAAACCATGGGAGGATGAGGAGATCGAGCTTCTGAAGAAGGGGAGTGGAGAGAAGGCACGGATCAAACGTGTATACAGGAATGCAAATCTTGTTCTCTCGCACGGTCTGAAGGCCGTGATCGCACTCGCATCCAGGGGAGTCGGGCCTGAGATTGCATCAAGGATTATCTCAAAGCTCAGGGATGATGAGATGGACTTCTACCGTGATATAATGGATGCAGAGCGTAAGTATGCTGCAACCAGGGGGTTCTGGAGGGAGTAA
- a CDS encoding thioredoxin: MMRMSDADELERIKKRKLEAMMREATEREETTVISSPIVITDANFNEMIKKYPLIVIDCWAAWCGPCRMISPTIDALAKDYAGRIVFGKLNVDENQVTARNYRIMSIPALLIFKNGVLVDQVIGALPREIIEQKIVKYL, encoded by the coding sequence GTGATGCGAATGAGCGATGCCGACGAACTTGAGAGGATAAAGAAACGTAAGCTTGAGGCGATGATGCGAGAAGCAACTGAACGTGAGGAGACTACTGTTATCTCATCGCCAATCGTGATAACAGATGCTAATTTTAATGAGATGATTAAAAAATATCCACTCATTGTTATAGATTGCTGGGCAGCGTGGTGTGGACCATGCAGAATGATCTCACCGACCATTGATGCACTGGCAAAAGACTATGCAGGCCGGATCGTCTTTGGAAAATTGAATGTAGATGAAAATCAGGTCACGGCAAGAAACTACAGGATAATGTCGATCCCTGCACTGCTCATATTCAAAAACGGTGTTCTTGTTGACCAGGTGATAGGAGCGCTTCCACGAGAGATTATTGAGCAGAAGATTGTGAAGTATCTTTAA
- a CDS encoding radical SAM superfamily protein, with amino-acid sequence MRYVEPVFRPPSEARSLLLQASIGCSNNTCKFCVSYKRKHFAIRTLDEIAEDIRSARSIYGEGVRRVFLLDGNALAIPTDELLHILEMLYDAFPNLERVSAYGCTQDILEKSTDELEAIRDAGLSLIYFGIESGDDAVLAAMNKGVTADETRRAGLKAIGAGFNLSATVILGLGGRARSKEHAIATGEILSEISPHYIGALTLMVPKGAPLERDIRSGKFELLSPAEILHEMRLMIECTDITGRKSLFRSNHASNYLPIGGILPDEKDEILHTIDSALSKNGAGLRPEFMRAL; translated from the coding sequence TTGAGGTACGTTGAACCGGTATTCAGACCGCCAAGTGAGGCGAGGAGTCTGCTTTTGCAGGCAAGCATCGGATGCTCAAACAATACATGTAAGTTCTGTGTTTCATATAAGCGAAAACATTTTGCGATCCGTACGCTCGATGAGATAGCAGAAGACATAAGATCTGCTCGATCAATCTACGGAGAAGGGGTCAGAAGGGTGTTTCTGCTTGATGGAAATGCACTCGCTATACCGACAGATGAACTCCTGCATATCCTTGAGATGCTCTATGACGCTTTCCCGAACCTTGAACGGGTTTCAGCATATGGCTGTACACAGGATATCCTTGAAAAATCTACCGATGAGCTTGAAGCGATCAGGGATGCTGGTCTGAGCCTAATCTACTTTGGTATTGAGTCCGGGGATGATGCAGTCCTTGCAGCGATGAATAAAGGCGTTACAGCAGATGAAACAAGGAGAGCTGGTTTAAAAGCAATTGGTGCTGGGTTCAATCTCTCTGCAACAGTTATCCTCGGTCTTGGTGGAAGAGCGAGGTCAAAGGAGCACGCAATTGCTACAGGCGAGATCCTCAGTGAGATCAGTCCGCATTACATCGGTGCGCTGACGTTGATGGTGCCCAAAGGTGCACCTCTTGAGCGTGATATCAGGTCAGGAAAGTTTGAACTCCTCTCCCCAGCAGAGATACTTCATGAGATGCGTCTTATGATCGAATGCACAGATATTACTGGTAGAAAGTCCCTCTTCAGGTCAAATCATGCATCAAACTACCTGCCCATCGGAGGTATACTCCCTGACGAGAAGGATGAAATCCTGCACACGATCGATTCTGCTCTTTCAAAAAATGGAGCGGGGCTCAGACCCGAGTTTATGCGAGCGCTTTGA
- a CDS encoding methanogenesis marker protein 9, whose product MSAEKNELLFSPQMVRDLPGWKNAPVPPCFGGDPRGLTFCCDPRYPLAYAYKCRRKEVLEAIGLTDEELIRIKQEFSREKGWDNEMVCFKSLAFCCMRRSGCFNRDPVIAMICGSYEDYYSKKRELAIRILERARNSEYCKRFIDYEKSEG is encoded by the coding sequence ATGAGTGCAGAGAAAAACGAGCTTTTATTTAGTCCTCAGATGGTAAGAGACCTCCCAGGCTGGAAAAATGCTCCTGTACCACCCTGTTTTGGTGGAGATCCAAGAGGACTAACTTTTTGTTGTGATCCGAGGTATCCACTTGCATACGCCTACAAATGCAGGCGAAAAGAGGTTCTGGAAGCAATTGGGCTAACAGATGAGGAACTGATCAGGATAAAACAGGAGTTCAGCCGCGAAAAGGGCTGGGATAATGAGATGGTCTGCTTTAAGTCACTTGCCTTCTGCTGTATGCGAAGAAGCGGATGTTTCAATCGTGATCCCGTGATAGCAATGATCTGTGGAAGCTATGAGGATTATTATTCAAAGAAGCGGGAGCTTGCGATCAGGATACTTGAGCGAGCCAGAAACAGTGAATACTGTAAGAGATTCATCGATTATGAGAAGAGTGAAGGGTGA
- a CDS encoding methionine aminopeptidase: MKDLDEALDKHRRAGKILAEVKNKAKGKVIVGGKLLDVAEFIESEILKSGAEPAFPCNISIDDVAAHATPEKNDEQVFEEGMVVKIDLGAHIDGYIADTAFTVDLGDHPELVEASRKAVENAVEIIHAGVNTSEIGAVIEDTINSFGFKPVANLTGHGLSRYTQHAPPSIPNVRHHHGTELKAGDVIAIEPFATDGIGRVGDKGKTEIYSFTTSKPIRSRHARELLNLISPYKTLPFAKRWIDMKRLDLALRELERAKILHGYPILKEVGGGTISQAEETMIVMEEGCEVITV, from the coding sequence ATGAAAGATCTTGACGAGGCACTTGATAAGCATCGAAGAGCAGGAAAGATACTTGCAGAGGTAAAGAATAAAGCAAAAGGGAAGGTTATAGTAGGAGGTAAGCTGCTTGATGTTGCCGAGTTTATCGAAAGTGAAATCCTTAAAAGTGGTGCAGAGCCTGCGTTTCCATGCAATATCTCAATAGATGATGTTGCAGCGCATGCAACGCCAGAAAAGAATGATGAGCAGGTCTTTGAAGAAGGGATGGTTGTGAAGATCGATCTTGGAGCGCATATCGATGGCTACATCGCAGATACTGCATTTACTGTCGATTTAGGGGATCATCCAGAGCTTGTTGAGGCATCGAGAAAGGCTGTTGAAAATGCAGTCGAGATCATACATGCTGGCGTCAATACTTCTGAGATCGGGGCAGTGATCGAGGATACGATAAACTCATTTGGTTTCAAACCAGTCGCAAACCTTACTGGTCATGGTTTATCACGCTACACCCAGCATGCTCCACCATCCATCCCAAATGTTCGCCATCATCATGGTACCGAACTGAAGGCAGGAGATGTTATAGCGATTGAACCTTTTGCCACAGACGGTATCGGGCGCGTGGGTGATAAAGGTAAAACTGAGATATACAGCTTCACTACCTCAAAACCGATCAGATCCCGACATGCAAGAGAACTTCTCAATCTAATCTCACCGTACAAGACGCTTCCTTTTGCAAAACGATGGATTGATATGAAACGGCTCGATCTCGCACTGCGGGAGCTTGAACGCGCAAAAATTCTTCATGGATATCCCATACTGAAGGAGGTAGGAGGCGGCACGATCTCCCAGGCTGAGGAGACAATGATTGTGATGGAAGAAGGGTGTGAGGTGATAACGGTATGA
- a CDS encoding protein containing DUF111, with the protein MKCLLFNPFSGASGDMILASLIDLGADPEAVRGAVSAICGDKVVIKIQDVKRGGIAAKQVIVETSDHAKRTYPEVLSLLRNGKIEDDLLDHAISIFERIADAESRVHGIPRDRLIFHEVGQLDAIADVIGSVAAIMDLGLEVLSTVVYVGGGFVRSHHHGILPVPAPATLEILRSSNLIWSGGPVDSELLTPTGAAILSDFVSKCSEHFPPMKIERIGYGAGSRDHEVVNLLRAVICEVKEEVLIRDAIEVLETTVDDVTGEVLGDLIDSLLAAGALDVAVIPVVMKKGRPGYIIQVIVDSGDGMEIAREMMKLTGTLGVRVMPVSHRLILKRRLETVKISICNEIFEAKVKIAEDLTGEVINISPEFEDCRRIAGEVGLPVREVLRIVEDVGIKLAKR; encoded by the coding sequence ATGAAATGCTTACTTTTCAATCCATTCTCGGGTGCATCAGGGGATATGATCCTCGCTTCACTCATCGATCTTGGGGCAGACCCTGAGGCGGTGCGTGGAGCGGTTTCTGCAATCTGTGGCGATAAGGTTGTAATTAAGATACAGGATGTAAAACGAGGCGGAATTGCTGCAAAGCAGGTGATCGTTGAGACTTCAGACCATGCGAAGCGAACCTATCCTGAGGTTTTATCCCTGCTCAGGAATGGTAAGATCGAAGACGATCTTTTAGATCATGCAATATCAATATTTGAACGTATCGCTGATGCAGAATCGCGTGTTCATGGTATACCTCGTGATAGATTGATCTTCCACGAGGTCGGGCAGCTGGATGCGATCGCAGATGTTATCGGTTCAGTTGCAGCGATCATGGATCTCGGCCTGGAAGTATTATCAACCGTGGTTTATGTGGGAGGAGGATTTGTCAGGTCTCATCATCATGGGATACTGCCGGTTCCTGCCCCGGCAACGCTTGAGATTCTGCGATCGTCGAATCTGATATGGTCAGGAGGGCCTGTTGATTCAGAACTTTTAACACCCACAGGGGCCGCGATACTGAGTGATTTCGTCTCAAAGTGTTCTGAGCACTTTCCACCCATGAAGATCGAAAGGATCGGCTATGGTGCAGGCTCAAGAGATCATGAGGTTGTGAATCTGCTTCGAGCAGTGATCTGCGAAGTGAAAGAGGAGGTGCTTATTCGCGATGCGATCGAGGTGCTCGAGACAACGGTAGATGACGTGACGGGGGAGGTGCTTGGTGACCTCATTGATTCATTACTCGCAGCTGGTGCTCTCGATGTTGCGGTCATACCTGTTGTGATGAAGAAGGGGAGACCCGGGTATATAATACAGGTCATCGTGGATTCCGGGGATGGCATGGAGATTGCCAGAGAGATGATGAAGCTGACAGGTACACTTGGTGTTAGGGTTATGCCGGTGAGCCACAGATTGATCCTGAAACGGCGTCTTGAGACTGTTAAAATTTCTATCTGCAATGAGATCTTTGAAGCAAAGGTCAAGATCGCAGAGGATCTCACGGGTGAGGTCATTAATATCTCGCCTGAGTTTGAGGACTGCAGAAGGATAGCGGGTGAAGTTGGACTTCCGGTGAGGGAGGTATTGAGGATTGTTGAAGATGTGGGAATAAAACTGGCGAAGAGATAA
- a CDS encoding ribonuclease P has translation MKRRKQKTKIRKIAFERIIRLFELAEECPERSRRYLQLAKRIGMRHRVRIPRDLKQHMCRGCSVFLIPGKNARVRLQSRRGYITTTCLECGRVMRLPYRPKRDAKP, from the coding sequence ATGAAACGCAGGAAACAGAAGACAAAGATCAGAAAGATCGCATTTGAACGGATTATTCGCCTCTTTGAGCTTGCAGAGGAGTGTCCTGAGCGAAGCAGGCGTTATCTACAACTTGCAAAGCGGATCGGGATGCGGCACCGCGTGAGGATTCCGCGGGATTTGAAGCAACATATGTGCAGGGGTTGTTCTGTCTTTCTGATCCCTGGAAAAAACGCAAGAGTAAGACTTCAGAGCAGGCGCGGTTACATCACAACGACATGCCTTGAGTGCGGGAGAGTTATGCGATTGCCATACAGACCTAAGCGGGATGCAAAACCATGA
- a CDS encoding xylose isomerase, producing MIGISTFPYITMSLYDALSEIEKLSSHAEVLSESRHNILLYGEVLSSFNLKYTIHAPITDMNFSSIHPPIRDAAMGVLEDVIRYGVEIGAEVFVVHPGYLGWITDLELAQQRMRVSLNGMEALAKEYGVLIAIENQPDHEYLLFRTPDLLSELDGLGFTLDVGHANTAGMLPDFLEHQVDHLHLHDNNGETDEHLAIGEGSIDFSEVAKATKSNGITKILELRDAEGLEASLSELKKIYED from the coding sequence ATGATAGGAATTTCAACCTTCCCCTATATAACAATGAGCCTGTATGATGCATTGAGCGAGATAGAAAAACTCTCATCACATGCTGAAGTCTTATCAGAGAGCAGACATAACATACTTCTTTATGGCGAGGTTTTATCCAGCTTTAATCTCAAATACACAATTCATGCACCGATAACCGATATGAACTTCTCAAGCATTCATCCCCCAATCAGAGATGCTGCAATGGGCGTACTTGAGGATGTGATACGCTATGGAGTGGAAATAGGTGCCGAGGTCTTTGTTGTCCATCCTGGATATCTTGGCTGGATTACAGACCTTGAACTTGCACAACAGAGAATGCGAGTCTCGCTCAATGGGATGGAAGCACTCGCGAAGGAGTACGGTGTTCTGATAGCCATCGAGAATCAGCCAGATCATGAGTATCTACTCTTCAGAACACCTGATCTGCTATCTGAGCTTGATGGTCTTGGATTCACACTCGATGTTGGACATGCAAATACTGCTGGCATGCTACCTGACTTTCTGGAGCACCAGGTAGATCATCTCCACCTGCATGATAACAACGGTGAGACCGATGAGCATCTTGCGATCGGTGAAGGTAGTATTGACTTCAGCGAGGTTGCAAAAGCCACAAAGAGCAATGGAATCACAAAGATCCTTGAGTTAAGAGATGCAGAGGGTCTTGAGGCAAGTCTCAGCGAGCTGAAAAAAATTTACGAGGATTAA
- a CDS encoding CBS domain-containing protein yields the protein MISVRDYMSEHSIFFPPNKKVGKVIEVMKALDHDGAPVIIETDGQKHLIGIVTLRDLVGSNPDDPVSKVMTKDVVKVSPDESIVSVAGVMAYNHIHHVPVVDDGKFIGFLTTTDILRACIENMVSENVEKVVKIFKSLDRNITVESGRIKVDKLVPTQKYLDSDELQLRLSEFNKGIVYPIIITKKNDKAYIIDGHHRAYAAKQRGFEEIPVFVIKGDLGITDAGDRIGLKIDELEIVDLQSQ from the coding sequence ATGATAAGCGTCAGAGACTACATGAGCGAGCACTCAATCTTCTTTCCACCCAATAAAAAGGTTGGTAAAGTTATAGAGGTTATGAAGGCTTTAGACCACGATGGCGCACCGGTCATCATTGAGACAGATGGTCAGAAGCACCTCATTGGTATCGTGACACTCAGAGACCTCGTTGGAAGCAATCCCGATGATCCTGTCAGCAAAGTAATGACCAAAGACGTTGTTAAGGTCTCACCAGATGAGAGCATTGTATCGGTTGCAGGTGTTATGGCTTACAACCATATCCACCACGTGCCGGTTGTTGATGACGGGAAGTTCATTGGTTTTCTCACGACAACCGATATCCTGCGCGCATGTATCGAGAATATGGTCTCTGAAAATGTTGAGAAGGTGGTCAAGATCTTCAAAAGCCTTGATCGAAATATTACTGTAGAATCAGGGAGAATAAAGGTTGATAAACTTGTTCCAACCCAAAAATATCTTGATTCAGATGAATTACAGTTAAGATTGAGTGAATTCAATAAAGGGATCGTTTATCCGATTATAATCACAAAAAAGAACGATAAGGCATATATCATAGATGGGCATCACAGGGCGTATGCGGCAAAGCAACGCGGATTTGAGGAAATCCCGGTCTTTGTAATCAAAGGCGATCTCGGGATAACCGATGCAGGTGATCGCATCGGACTTAAGATTGATGAACTTGAGATCGTTGATCTACAATCTCAATAA
- a CDS encoding histone deacetylase family protein, with protein MSTGYVYHPIYLKHNTGAHPERSERLIAILDLLKKRNVLDRLVKINAERASIKEIEYNHDPAYIKHVQAVSEREGALDLDTPVSKDSFDAALYAAGGLIGAVDQVISKNVTNAFALVRPPGHHAEYAKGMGFCLFNNVAIAARHLKLHHGLQRILIIDWDVHHGNGTEHSFYDDPSVLYFSIHQYPHYPGTGRIDDIGSGEGEGFTVNVPLPPGVGDKGYLEVMNEVLLPIATEFNPEFILISSGSDLHKLDPLGGMNVTSPAFGKFTDIVREIGDGVVVTLEGGYDLTGLSESVLAIFGSLAGIEVDTGEMALDRSERDVADVISNVKKVQRSYWNI; from the coding sequence ATGTCGACAGGATACGTCTACCACCCGATCTATCTGAAGCATAACACAGGTGCGCATCCTGAACGTAGTGAACGGTTGATTGCGATACTGGATCTTTTGAAAAAGAGAAATGTGCTTGATCGGCTTGTAAAGATAAATGCTGAGAGAGCGTCGATCAAAGAGATCGAGTATAATCATGACCCTGCATATATCAAGCACGTTCAGGCGGTCTCTGAGCGCGAAGGTGCACTTGATCTGGACACACCTGTATCAAAGGATTCATTTGATGCTGCGCTCTATGCGGCGGGTGGGCTTATCGGTGCAGTTGATCAGGTTATAAGTAAGAATGTAACAAACGCATTCGCACTTGTAAGACCGCCGGGGCACCATGCAGAATACGCAAAGGGTATGGGATTCTGCCTCTTCAACAATGTGGCGATCGCAGCCAGGCATCTGAAACTGCACCATGGACTGCAACGCATCCTCATAATCGACTGGGACGTCCATCATGGTAACGGAACAGAACATTCATTCTACGATGATCCGTCTGTTCTTTACTTCTCAATCCACCAGTACCCGCATTATCCCGGGACAGGAAGGATCGATGACATCGGATCTGGTGAGGGAGAGGGTTTTACCGTAAATGTTCCGTTGCCACCTGGGGTAGGGGATAAAGGCTATCTTGAGGTGATGAACGAGGTGCTTCTACCGATTGCAACCGAGTTCAATCCTGAGTTTATACTGATCTCATCGGGATCAGATCTCCATAAACTTGATCCACTGGGTGGCATGAATGTAACATCCCCTGCTTTTGGTAAGTTCACAGATATTGTGAGGGAGATCGGAGATGGGGTTGTGGTCACACTTGAAGGTGGATACGATCTTACGGGGCTTTCTGAGTCGGTTCTTGCAATATTTGGTTCACTTGCAGGCATAGAAGTTGATACAGGCGAGATGGCACTCGACAGGAGTGAACGGGATGTTGCTGATGTGATATCAAACGTTAAAAAAGTCCAGCGATCATACTGGAATATTTAA
- a CDS encoding SagB-type dehydrogenase domain-containing protein, whose translation MEIELPESEKKGTLSIEEAIFRRRSCRHFVPDSITLKAVSQLLWAANGFRDREGLFRTAPSAGKTHPIFLYIVTGDNGVKGLDAGVYAYLPASHKLRLITRGDLRQELREASLKQAFIGIAPVSIVITAEYARTTRKYRERGLRYVHFEVGHVSENIYLQVLSLGLETVAVGSFIDYEVSKLLNLPEEHEPLYIMPVGYPER comes from the coding sequence ATGGAGATAGAGCTTCCAGAATCCGAGAAGAAGGGTACTTTATCTATAGAGGAAGCAATATTCAGGCGCAGGTCATGCAGGCATTTTGTACCTGATTCAATAACCCTCAAGGCAGTTTCACAGCTTCTATGGGCTGCAAATGGGTTCAGAGATAGGGAAGGGTTGTTTCGAACTGCACCCTCTGCTGGAAAGACACATCCAATATTTCTATACATCGTTACCGGCGATAATGGTGTGAAAGGGCTTGACGCGGGTGTTTATGCATACCTGCCTGCAAGTCACAAACTCAGACTGATTACCAGAGGTGACCTGAGGCAGGAACTTCGCGAAGCTTCGCTCAAACAGGCTTTTATTGGTATTGCACCTGTTTCGATTGTTATAACAGCCGAATATGCAAGGACAACCAGAAAGTACAGGGAACGTGGTCTGCGGTATGTTCATTTCGAGGTCGGGCATGTCAGCGAAAATATATACCTTCAGGTGCTATCTCTCGGACTCGAAACTGTTGCAGTAGGTTCGTTCATCGATTATGAGGTTTCAAAACTCCTGAATCTGCCAGAAGAGCACGAACCACTCTACATAATGCCGGTAGGTTATCCAGAGAGGTAA